CCTTGTCTTCTTCGAGCAGGAAGCCATCGGCCGCGCCAGGCCGGACCAGGCGCTCTACGAGCAGATCAACACCGACGAGGCCGCCTATATCGCCGAGGCGGCGCGGGTGGCGGCGGAGCTGGGGATGGTCTTCTCCGCCTCCGGCGCGGCCTCCGAGCCCGGCATGAGCCTGAAGCGATCGGAGGACGGCTCGCCCTGGTCCATGTGCCGGCGGCCGTGGACGGTGATGTACTTCACCGCCAACGGGCGCGCCCTGCCCTGCTGCATCGCCCCCTTTTCCCAGCGCGGCTACGAGAACTACACGCTGGGCGACGCGACAACCCAGCCGCTCTCCGACATCTGGCACGGCGACGCCTACAAGGCGTTCCGCGCCGGCCTCCTCTCCGAAACGCCGCCGGCCGCCTGTGCCAATTGCGGCCTGCGCTGGAGCCTCTAGATGGCCCGCGCAGACGCTCCGAGGATCGCCCTCGTCATCCCGACGCTGAACGAAGCCGAGGCCATCGCCGGCACCCTCGCCGAGATTCCGAAAGGCATCGTCGATCTCGTGGTGGTCGCCGATGGCGGCTCCACAGACGGCACGCGGGAGATCGCGGCCTCAGCCGGCGCGACCGTCCTCGCCTCCGGACGCGGCTTCGGCCGCGCCTGTCTCGCAGGCGTGTGCGAGGCGCGCGACGCCGACATCATCGCCTTCATGGATGCGGACGGGGCGGACGACCCCGCCTTCCTGCCCGCCCTGCTGAAACCGCTCGCCGAGGGCAAGGCGGATTTCGTCATCGCGTCCCGCACCCGCGGCGTGCGCGAGCCGGGCGCCATGGCCTGGCATCAGGTGGCGGCGGGGCGGGCGGCGGGCATCGGCATGCGCGCGCTCTACGGCGTCGCCTATTCGGACATGTGCACTTTCCGCGCCATCCGCCGGGAGGCGCTGCTCGGCCTCGGCATGCGGGAACTCACCTACGGCTGGAACATCGAGATGCAGATGCGCGCCGCCCGCGCCGGGCTCGCCATCGTCGAGATTCCCGTCGCCTACCGCCGCCGCAGGGGCGGCGTCTCCAAGGTCGCCGGCAACCTCTCCACCACGCTGACCGCCGGCAGCCGCATCGTCTCCACCTTCCTGCGGGTCGCGACCCAGAGCGCCGCGCCCGCCGTCGCGCCGAACAAGATGTGAGTGACCGCCATGCTGCTCCAGCCGCTCGATGACACCGACGACCTCTCGCGCATCCGCGCCGTGCCTGTCCCCTCCGGCTTTCTGCCGCTGATCGAGCGGGCCGATCATCGCGCGCCATCGGTGTTCCGGCCCGAGAACATGATGCGCGAGGCGCGCCGCCAGAAGGGGCTCGACGCCGGCCCGGTGCCGCGCGTGGTGCTGCTCGATCCCGATGGCGACATGGTGGACTATGTGCGCGCGCATTTCGGCGCCGTCCGCTCGCCCTACTGGGCCTGCTACCACACGGACATGTGGACCTGGGAGGCGGCGGGCCTCTCCTTCGGCATCGTTGGCTATGCGGTGGGGGCGTCCTTCTCCGTGCTGGTGGCGGAGCAGGCCTTCGTCTGCGGCTGCGAGCTGCTGATCTCGGTGGCCTCCGCCGGGCAGATCGCCGCGCACGCGCCGCCCTCCTACCACATCATCATCGACCGGGCGCTCCGCGACGAGGGGACGAGCTACCACTATCTGCCGC
The nucleotide sequence above comes from Xanthobacter flavus. Encoded proteins:
- a CDS encoding glycosyltransferase family 2 protein, coding for MARADAPRIALVIPTLNEAEAIAGTLAEIPKGIVDLVVVADGGSTDGTREIAASAGATVLASGRGFGRACLAGVCEARDADIIAFMDADGADDPAFLPALLKPLAEGKADFVIASRTRGVREPGAMAWHQVAAGRAAGIGMRALYGVAYSDMCTFRAIRREALLGLGMRELTYGWNIEMQMRAARAGLAIVEIPVAYRRRRGGVSKVAGNLSTTLTAGSRIVSTFLRVATQSAAPAVAPNKM
- a CDS encoding nucleoside phosphorylase — its product is MLLQPLDDTDDLSRIRAVPVPSGFLPLIERADHRAPSVFRPENMMREARRQKGLDAGPVPRVVLLDPDGDMVDYVRAHFGAVRSPYWACYHTDMWTWEAAGLSFGIVGYAVGASFSVLVAEQAFVCGCELLISVASAGQIAAHAPPSYHIIIDRALRDEGTSYHYLPPAPFASADPEVITIARAACSEDTGPVLTGATWTTDAPFRETEAAIARRKAEGLLAVEMEAAALYAFAQAQGRPVLCLAHVTNQLGQVHGDFEKGDDNGAARSIALAAGFATAWMAHCAVHPR